GATGCGCGCCATGGCCGACAATGCCGATCTGGCGCAGGTCTCGGGCATCAATACGGCACTGGTGGTGCGGGTGACCTGGATCGTCGCCGGGGCGCTGGCCTGCATGGCCGGCACCATGCTGGCATTGGACGTGACGCTCAAGCCTGACCTGGCCTTCAACATCATCATCCCGATCTTTGCTGCCGCCATCGTTGGTGGCCTGGGCCAGGCCTATGGCGCCATTGCCGGGGGGCTGCTGATCGGCTTTGCCGAATCGCTGGCCGTGTTCAACTGGACCATGGTGCTGCGCCCGCTCAATGGCGTGCTGCCCGAGGCGCTGCAACTGCCGGCGACGCTGGCGCTGGTGCCTACCGAATACAAGCTGACCGTGGCCTTCGTCATCCTCGTCGTGGTGCTGCTGGTACGGCCCACCGGCATCTTCAAGGGAGCCTCGTCATGATCGCGCGCTCGCTGAGCCTCTTTGCCGGCCTCTTCGCGCTGATCCTGGTGATCGGCTGGCTGATGGGCGTGCCCTTCACCTCAAGCCGTCTCGTCGAGGCCACCGCCTATGCCCTGATCGCCTTGGGCCTCAATATCCAGTGGGGTTATGGCGGGCTGTTCAATTTCGGCATTATGGGCTTTCTGATGCTGGGCGGCTTTGCGGTCACCTTCATCTCCTATCCGATCAATCCCAGTTTCTGGGGCTCGGATGGCCCGTGGATGCTGGGCCGGGCGGCCCTGGCCTTTGGCGCCGGTGCGCTGCTGGTCTATGCGGCGCGGCAGAGCCATCGACTGGGCCTGCGCGGCGGGTGGAAGACGTTCACCATCGTGCTGGCTTGGTTCGTCGCTTATTGCCTCTATCGCAGCCAGATCGATCCGGCTGCCGCCTATATCGAAAGCACGGCCGGCTTTGTCGGCGGGCTGGGCATCAATCCGGTCTTCGGCTGGCTGTTCGGCGGCGTGCTGGCTGCCGGCGTCGCCCTGATCGTGGGCAAGATCGCGCTGGGGCTGCGCACCGATTATCTCGCCATTGCCACGATCGGCATTTCGGAAATCATCCGGGCGCTGATCAAGAACATGGACTGGCTGACGCGCGGCACGCTGACCGTGTCGCCGATTCCCTGGCCGACGCCACTGCCGCAGGAATACCAGGCGTCGGGCGCCGATCAGCTCAGCTCGCTGATCCTGGCGCGCGGCGGCTATCTGGCGCTGGCGCTGCTGGTGCTGGCGGCGGCGATTTGGCTGGTCAGCCGCGCCTATGCCGGGCCCTGGGGCCGGATGATGCGGGCCATTCGCGACAATCATGTCGCGGCGTCGTCCATGGGCAAGGATGTCAAATCCCGCCAGCTCGAAATCTTCGTGCTCGGCTCGGTGCTGATGGGCATTGGCGGGGCCATGCTGGTCAGCTTCACGCAGATCTTTGATCCCAGCAGCTACCAGCCGATCAACCATACCTTCCTGATCTGGGTGATGATCATTGTCGGCGGGGCCGGCAACAACTGGGGCGCGGTATTTGGGGCGGTCCTGATCTGGCTGGTCTGGGTGATTTCCGAGCCGCTGGCCAAGACCATTTTCGAAACGGCCAGCTACTGGTCGACCAGTGTGGGCTGGCCGGAGATTCCCGATATCGAGTCGCGCTCCGCCCAGATGCGGGTCTTCGTGCTGGGTCTGGTCATCACCATTGCGCTGCGCTACGCGCCCAAGGGGCTGATCCCCGAAGTTGTCCGACGCGACAGCTAGTCCAAACTTGCATTTTGTCCATATCTGGACTATATGTCTGTGCATAACAGGAGGCAGACATGGCCAATGCAGGTTTCGCCGACATGAACCAGGCCGCGCTGGTTGCCAGCGCGCCGCTCGGCCCCGACCGCTTCGAGCCGGCCAATCGGCGGCGGCTGAGCGGGCCGGCCCTGCGCAGCTTTGCCGCCATTGCCGATCTCTGGGGCCTTTCCGAACAGCAGCGCCGGCTGGTGCTGGGCTATCCCTCGCGCTCGACCTATCACAACTGGATGCGGCTGGCGCGGGCGCAGGCCGAGGTTACCCTTGATGTCGACAGCCTGACGCGGCTGTCGGCACTGCTGGGCATTCACCAGGCGCTGGGCGTGCTGTTTGCCACCCAAAGCGAGGCTCTGGCCTGGCTCAATGGGCCCCATTATGCGCCGCTGTTTGGCGGCCAGGCGCCGCTGGAGCTAGTCACCGCCGGCACGCTGGATGGTCTGCTGCAGGTGCGGCGCTTCCTCGACGCGGCGCGTGGCGGGCTCTATATGGCGCCCAATGGCCTTGATGCCGGCTTTGCCGCCAGCACCGATCAGGATCTTGTCTGGCAGTGAGCATTGCCCATGCCGCAGCCCCCAGGCCGGCGCACCGGCTGATCCCCTCGCAGTTTCCGCCGATCGGACTGTTCGACACGGTGACGCGGGCGGCAGACCTCGAAGCGGTGATGGAGCTGGCGGGCTGGACCAATGACCGACTGGTGGCCGAGCGGCTGGGTCGCCTGCCGGCCAGTGACTGGGTATTCGGCCGGCCCAATGCCTCGGTGGTCATGGCGGCCTTCCTGCATGCGCCGGTCAGCGGCGCGCGCTTTTCCTGCCCCGACCTGGGCGCCTGGTATGCTGCCGCCAGCATCGACACCGCCATTGCCGAGGTGGCGCACCATCTGCGGCGGGAGGCCTTTGCCCGCCGATTGCCCACTGCCAGCCGCCGCTATCGCGCCTATGGTTGCCAGTTGCTGGGCCGCTATCGCGACATTCGGGGGCTTGATGACGGGGCGCTCTACAGTCGCACCAGCTATGCGGCCAGCCAGGCGTTTGGCGAGGGCCTGCGGGCGGCGGGCGAGGATGGGGTGATCTATGACAGCCTCCGACACCAGGGCGGCGTCGCCATCTGCGCCTACCGGCCGGGCAAGATTGTCGAGGTGGTGCAGGCCGACCATGTCGACATCGCGGTGACGGTGGCGAGCCCGACCATCACGGTGACCCGGCTGGCTGGCTAGACGCTCCTTTGCGGTGCTACCCACAGCCATCGGGGTTCGATGAACAATCATCCAAAAAAAGGCCCGGGATCGCGCCCGGGCCTTCGCATTATGCGGATCTGCGTCCGAGCCCTGCGCGCATAGCGCTTCGGGCCTCGGTACCTTAAAACCCTCCACCGGAGGGTTTTGCCGGCGCTTTGCGCCGGACGGTGCCGAGTTACTGGATCAGGCCCTTTTCGACGAAGGCACCGCCTTCGACGGCCAGTTCGACGATGATGCCGTCAACGTCGCCAGCGGCGTCGAAGTCGAGGGCGCCGCCAGCGCCGTCATAGTCGATGTCGGTGCCGGCCTTGATCAGCTCGACAGCCTTGGTCCATTCGCCGGGCATGATCTTCTCGCCGGGGGCCGAGGAAACGTCGCGCAGCGCGGCAGCAATGCCGGCACGGTCGGTCGAACCGGCCTTTTCGATGGCCAAAGCCAGCAGGAAGGCGGCGTCATAGGCCTGCGGCGCATAGGTCGCATTGGCTTCGATGCCGGCCGCGGTGGCCAGGTCGGTATAGGTGGTGGTGGCAGCGCCTTCAGGTGCGCCGGCGCGGGTGGCGATCAGGCCTTCCACGGCAGCGGCGTCGATGCCGCTGAGCAGGTCGTCGCCGACCATGCCGTCACCGCCGACATAGGTGGTGAAATTGCCGGATTCAACGGCCTGGCGCAGGATGGTGTTACCCGAGGCATTGGCATAGGCCAGGATCACCAGGTTCTGGCTGGCGACCAGGTTGCCCAGCTCGGCGCGATAGTCGGCCTTGCCTTCTTCATGGGCGACATTGGCCGAGACGGTGCCGCCGGCAGCGGTGTAGGCAGCGGTCAGCGCGTCAGCAAAACCCTTGCCATAGTCATTGTTCACATAGGTCACGGCGATATCCATGACGCCCTTGGCGATCAGCAGATCGGCCATCTTGACGCCCTGCAGGGCATCCGAAGGCGTGGTGCGATAGACCAGGTCATTGTCTTCGAGCGTGGTCAGGGCCGGGGCCGAAGAGGCCGGCGAGATGAACACGACGCCGCCCGACAGGCCCGAGCCGTTGAAGGCGCCGATGGTTTCGCCGGTGCAGAGGGCGCCGACAATGCCCACCACGTTGTCGGAATTGATCAGCTTGTCGGCAGCGGCGGCGGCGGCGGTCGCGTCGCAGGCACCGTCGGCGGAAATTAGGTTCAGTTCACCACCCAGGATGCCGCCCTGCTCGTTGACCTGCTTTACCACCAGTTCGGCACCGGCAAAAATGGGTGGGGTCAGCGATTCAATCGGGCCGGTGAAGCCGCCGATAAAGCCGATGGTCGCGCCGGTGTCCTGGGCAAAGGCGGGCACGGCAACGACCAGGGTCGAGGCGGCTACGGCCAGGGTCAGGGTTTTCTTGAGATTGAGCATGTACGTCCCTCTGCTGGGTTGTTCCGGGGAGCGACCCTTGCATGGGTCGTCTTGCCACGCGAAACAACGCGATAAAGGGGGCGCAACCCGCGCCCCGCTGGGCAGACTGTTGCACAGATCGGGCGGGCGAGTCACCGGCTATTGCGGGCGCTGCGAAGGCTGAACACACAGTTGCTTAACGGGCAGGTCTTGGCCATAGACTGTTGCAGTGGCGGGAGGTTGGCGTGGACACAGCAAGCCGGGCAGGGATGGTGGCAGGGCTGTTGCTGGCGCTGATAGGCGGACCGGCACAGGCGCAGTTGAGCGTGCTCGACCAGGCGCAGGATCAGGTCGGGCAAGAGGCGCCCGGCGCCCCGGCCCCGCCCTGTGGCAGCCAGACCATCAGCATTGCCAGCATGAGCTGGCCCTCGGCGCAATTGCTGGCCGAAATTCATGCCCGTGTGCTGACGCGCGCCTTTGGCTGTGCCGTGCAGGTGGCGCCGGGCGACCTGGCCGCCACCGGCTCGTCAATGGGCTCGACCGGCCAGCCTGCCGTGGCGCCGGAAATGTGGCCGACACGGGTAGCCGATGTGTGGAATGCCGGCATGGCAGCCCAGATGCTGCGGCCGGCAGCGCCGACCTACGTCGAGACGGCGCTTGAGGGGTGGTTCATCCCGGCGGCACTGGCCGCCGCGCGGCCGGACCTGATCAGTGCCGGTCAGTTGGCCAGCGTACTGCCGGCGCTCAATGGCGGGGACAGGGTGCCGTTCATCTCCTGCCCGGCCGACTGGGCCTGTGCCGTGATCAACCGGCACCTGATCGCGGCCCACGGGCTGGAGGCACTGGTCGATGTCGTCGAGCCGGCCAACCGCTTCGAAATGGACAGCCTGATCGCGGAGGCGGTCAATCGCAATGACCCGGTACTGTTCTACTATTGGCGGCCCAATGCGCTGCTCGCCCAGCTCACCCCGGTCGCCCTCGACATGGGTGACTATGATGCCGAGGCCGCCAAATGCCTGGCCCAGGCGGTCTGTGCGGCGCCGCAGCCCAGTGCCTTTGCGCCCGAAGCGGTGCTGGTAGCGCTCAGCGAGTGGGTGTTTACCGATATTCCGGCCATTGCCGGCTATTTCCAGCGCACCAGCCTGCCCGTGGCGGCGATGAACACGCTGCTGGCGCAGCTGAACGAACCGGGGGCCAGCGTGGCCGGCGTGGCCGACCGGTTCATTGCCGAGCGTGGCGACATCTGGCGGCAATGGGTGGGACCCGCCGTGCCTTAACGCCAGCTTTACCCTTCGTGACGGCGACCGTCAGGGTGTCGTCTCCCTGTCATACAGCGCCAATAAAGTGGCGGATCAATATCGCAGCCTCCGCCTAAGCTACTGACAGAAAAGCATTTTTGTTTCCGCTTTACGAATTGTTCATGTCTGATCGCCGATAGTCTACCGGCCCGGCATTCTCGGGCGGACCGGACCAGATCGCCATGCGGCGTAACTTAGCACTTTCCCAGATTCTTGACGGCTATCGCGGCATTGCCCTGGCTGCCGCAACCGTCATCGCGGCGCTGTTTATCGCCAGTGGCCTGGCGCTGTCAGGCCTGCTGGACCGCGCCGGCATGACACTCCCCGTCACCACATTGCTGGCCGGCAGCCTGCTGCTGGCCGTGCTGGCGGTGGGGCACAAGATGATACGGATGCGCATTGTCCTGGCCGCCAAGGCCACCCATGACATCATGGCCTCGATCCATCGCGATGCGCTGACCGGGGTGGCGACGCGCTCCTATTTCCTCGAGATGCTGCGCGGCGAAGTCTATCACGGCTCGGAGCGGGCGGTGGGCTATCTGCAGCTCGACATGGACAATCTCAAGGTGCTCAACGACACCGCCGGCCATGGCGCGGGCGATGCGGCGCTGCTGCATCTGGCGGCGACAATCCGCGACATGCTGCCCAATGCGCTGGTCGGCCGGCTGGGCGGGGACGAATTCGGCATTGCCGTGTTCGGGCATGACAACCGCGCCGGCCTCAAGCGTCTGGGCGAGGAATTGCTGCGGCGGCTGGAGCGCCCGGTGGGGATTGCCGGCCGGCCGGTCCGGCTGGCGGCCACCATCGGCATTGCCCTGGCACCACTCGACGCTACCGATGTGGACGAGCTGATGTCCAAGGCCGATCTGGCGCTCTACAAGGGCAAGAAGAGCGGCCGCCACATGGTGGTGGCCTTTGATGCCGACATGCTGGGCGATGAGCGGCATCGCCGCTTCGTCGAGCGCGAACTGCGCGCCGCCTTGCTGCTGGACGAACTCGAGCTGCACTATCAGCCGGTCTTTGACGGCGACCGCCATGTGACGTCCCACGAGGCATTGATCCGCTGGCGCCACAAGGTACGCGGCGTCATCTCGCCGGCCCAGTTCATTGCCATTGCCGAAGAGAGCGACCTGATCGACAAGGTGGGTGAGTGGGTGCTGCGCCGCGCCTGCCAGGATCTGCCGCAACTGGGCACGCCGGTGGCGGTCAATGTGTCGCCCGCCCAGCTGCGCCATGCCGATTTTGCCCCGCGCTTTGCCGCGCTGCTGGGTGAAACCGGCACCGATCCGCGCCACATCATTGTCGAGATCACCGAGACGGTGCCGCTGCAGGCCCAGGGCATCGAGCTGGCCAATGTCGATGCGCTGCGGGCGCTCGGCGTGCGCATCGCCATCGACGATTTCGGCGCCGGCCATGCCAGCCTGCAATATCTGCGCGGCTTTGCCTTCGACATCATCAAGATCGACCGCACCTATGTGTCGAGCCTGGGCAGCAGCCGGATCGACGCCATCATCGTGGCGGCGATCTGCGACATTGCCCGGTCCCTGCCGGTCGAGGTGGTGGCCGAAGGGGTGGAGACCGAGGAGCAGTTCCGCCTGCTGCGCCAGGCCGGCTGCACGCGGTTCCAGGGCTTTCTGCTTGGCCGGCCGCAGCCGCTCGAGGCGCGGCGGGTCGCCAGCGCCGCCTGATCTCTCTCGCCAGAAGTTTTGCTGCCGACGCTTTGCTGCAATGACAGCTTGATGACAGCGATTGCGTTCTCGCAGTTGCGTCGCACGCCGCCGCGCGGATATAAGGCTTGTGGGAAGCCTTTTATGGCAGTGGGAGTAGTGCCTTGGATTTGAAGCGGATCAACGATCATGTCAGCGTTTCGGGGCAGATTCGTCCCGAGGACGTCGCAGCGCTCAAAGCCGCCGGGTTCGTCGCCATTGTCAACAATCGCCCCGACGGGGAATCCCCCGACCAGCCGGACGGGGCCGAGATCGCGGCCGCCGCCGCGGCAGCGGGTCTGGCCTATCATGCCATTCCGCTCGGTCGCGAGGGGGTTTCTCCCGAAATGGTGGCACAGACCAAAGCCGTGCTCGAGGGGAGCGCGGGGCCGGTCTTTTGCTACTGCCGGTCCGGAACGCGCTCCACCACCTTGTGGGCGCTGAGCCAGGCCGGCACGGTCGATGCCAGCCAGATCATCGCGCAGGCGGCCGAGGCCGGCTACGATATGAGCCATCTGGCGGGTCATCTCGACCGCAACTAGACGCCTTCAGGCGCTGGGGCGGGCGACCGCCCCCGGCCATATGCCGATTGCTGAGCCGGACCGTCACAGGTCCTTCCCCCCTCCTGCTCGGACAGATTCATGCCCATCAAGAAAATCCTCGTCGCCAACCGCAGCGAAATCGCCATCCGCGTGTTCCGCGCCGCCAATGAACTGGGCCTCAAGACGGTCGCCGCCTATGCCGAAGAGGACAAGCTGGCGCTGCATCGCTTCAAGGCTGACGAGGCCTATCTGATTGGCAAGGGCAAGGGGCCGGTCGAGGCCTATCTGCAGATCGATGAATATATCCGGCTGGCCCGCATTTCGGGCGCGGATGCGATCCATCCCGGCTATGGCCTGCTGTCGGAAAGCCCCGAATTCGTCGATGCCTGCGAGGATGCCGGCATCATCTTCATCGGCCCGCGGGCGCAGACCATGCGCGACCTGGGCAACAAGGTCGCCGCGCGCAATATGGCGATTGCCTCCAATGTGCCCGTCGTGCCGGCCACCGATGCGCTGCCGGACGATCCCGCAGAGATCAAGGCCATGGCCGCCGCGATTGGCTATCCGCTGATGCTCAAGGCCAGCTGGGGCGGCGGCGGGCGCGGCATGCGTCGCATCATGGACGAATCCTCCCTGCTGGCGGAAGTTTCCGAAGGCAAGCGCGAGGCCAAGGCGGCGTTCGGCAAGGACGAGATGTATCTCGAAAAGCTGGTCGAGCGCGCGCGCCATGTCGAGGTGCAGCTGATCGGCGACGATCACGGCAATCTGGTGCACCTTTATGAGCGCGACTGCTCGGTGCAGCGGCGCAACCAGAAGGTGGTCGAGCGGGCACCCGCCCCCTATCTCAGCGCCGAGGTGCGCAAGGAACTGACCGACGCCGCGGTGCGGCTGGGCAATGCCGCCAATTATCGCGGCGCCGGCACGGTCGAATTCCTGATGGATGCCGATACCGACAAGTTCTATTTCATCGAGGTCAATCCGCGCATCCAGGTGGAACATACCGTCACCGAAGAGGTGACCGGCATCGACATCGTCAAGGCACAGATCCACCTGCTCGACGGCGCCGTCATCGGCACGCCGGAATCGGGCGTGCCACTGCAGGAAGATATCCACCTCAACGGCAATGCCATCCAGTGCCGGGTGACCACCGAGGACCCGGAACAGAATTTCATTCCCGATTATGGCCGCATCACCGCCTATCGCGGCGCCACCGGCTTTGGCGTGCGCCTTGATGGCGGCACGGCCTATGCCGGCGCTGTCATCACGCGGTTCTACGATCCGCTGCTGGAAAAAGTCACCTGCTGGGCGCCCTCGGCCGAGGAAGCCATTGCCCGCATGCATCGCGCCCTGCGCGAGTTCCGCATCCGCGGCGTCTCGACCAACCTGGCCTTTCTCGAAAACATCATCACCCATCCCGACTTCGTCGAGAACCGCTATACGACGCGCTTCATCGACACGACGCCGGAGCTGTTCAACTTCAAGCCGCGCAAGGATCGCGCGACCAAGCTCTTGAGCTACATTGCCGACGTGACCGTCAACGGGCATCCCGAGGTGCGCGACCGGCCGCGGCCGCCCGCCGAAGCGGCGGCGCCGGTGCTGCCGGAATTTCCGCCCCTGGCGGTCGTGGATGGCAGCCGGCAAATTCTGGATCGCGACGGGCCCAAGGCGCTGGCCGAGTGGATGAAGGCGCAGCAGCGCGTGCTGTTCACCGACACGACCATGCGCGACGCCCATCAGAGCCTGCTCGCCACGCGGATGCGCAGCTTTGACATTACCCGCATTGCCCAGGCCTATAGCCGGGGCCTGCCCAACCTCTTCAGCCTTGAATGCTGGGGCGGGGCGACCTTTGACGTCTCGATGCGCTTTCTCAACGAGGATCCGTGGGAGCGCCTCGCCAAGGTGCGCGATGGCGCGCCCAATATCCTGACGCAGATGCTGCTGCGCGGCAGCAATGGCGTGGGCTACACCAATTATCCCGATAATGTGGTCAAGTTCTTCGTCGCCCAGGCGGCCAAGGGCGGCGTGGATATCTTCCGGGTGTTCGATTGCCTCAACTGGGTCGAAAACATGCGCGTCTCGCTCGACGCGGTGGCCGAGGCGGGCAAGGTGGCCGAGGGCGTCATCTGCTATACCGGCGACATGCTCGACCCCGACCGGGCCAAGTATGACCTCAAATATTACGTGGGTCTGGCCAAGGAACTCGAAGCGGCCGGCGCCCATGTGCTGGGCCTCAAGGACATGGCCGGCCTCTTGCGCCCGGCGGCGGCGAAAAAACTGATCGCCACGCTCAAGCAGGAGATCGGCCTGCCGATCCATCTCCATACCCATGACACGTCAGGCGCTGCTTCGGCCACCGTGCTGGCGGCGGTCGATGCCGGGGTCGATGCGGTCGACGCGGCCATGGATGCGCTCAGCGGCACCACCAGCCAGCCGACGCTGGGCTCGATCGTTGCCGCCCTGCGCGATGGCGACCGTGACCCGGGGCTCGACGCCAAGGCGATAAGGCAGATCTCGTTCTATTGGGAAGCGGTGCGCACGCAGTACCGGGCCTTCGAGAGCGATCTCAAGGGCGGCGCCTCGGAAGTTTATCTGCACGAAATGCCCGGCGGCCAGTTCACCAATCTCAAGGAACAGGCGCGTTCGCTGGGTCTGGAAACCCGCTGGCACGAGGTCGCCCAGACCTATGCGGACGTCAACCAGATGTTCGGCGATATCGTCAAGGTGACACCCAGCTCCAAGGTCGTCGGCGACATGGCCCTGGCCATGGTCTCGGCCGGGCTGACCCGGGCCGATGTCGAAAATCCGGACAAGGATATTGCCTTCCCCGATTCGGTGGTGGGGTTCTTTGCCGGCGATCTGGGCCAGCCGCCCGGCGGCTTCCCGCCGGCGCTGCAGAAGAAGGTGCTCAAGGGCAAGCCGGCGCTGACCGAACGGCCGGGCTCCTATCTCAAAGATGTCGACCTTGAGGCCGAACGCGCCAAGCTGGTCGAGGAGGTCGGCCACGAGATCGACGATTATCGTCTGGCCTCGTACCTGATGTATCCCAAGGTCTATGCCGATTTCGAAAAGACCCAGGATCGCTACGGCCCGACCGAAGTGTTGCCCACCCCGGTCTATTTCTATGGCCTCTCGGAAGGCGACGAACTCTTCGTCGACATCGAAAAGGGCAAGACGCTGGTGCTGCAATATCTCGGCCGCGCCCCGACCAATGAAAAGGGCGAGGTCCGCGTCTTCTTCGACCTCAATGGCCAGCCGCGCACCATTCTGGTCCCCGACCGGCTCAAGGTGGGCGAGGTCAAGGTGCGGGCCAAGGCCGCGCTGGGCGATGCCAAGCAGATCGGCGCGCCAATGCCGGGCGTCATTTCCGGGCTCAATGCCAAGGAAGGTCAGAAGGTCAGCGCCGGCGACGTGCTGTGCTCGATCGAGGCGATGAAGATGGAAACCGCCATCCATGCCGAGATCGACGGGGTGATCGCCGAAGTGCTGGTCAAGCCAGGCGACCAGATCGACGCCAAGGATCTTTTGGTGCGGTTCGAATAAACAAAGGCCCGGAGCGATCCGGGCCTTTTGCTAAGCAGCGCTGCGCAGGCGGATACTGATCGAGCCGTCGCTTTCCAGCACCATGGCTTCGACGTCCCCGATACCATTCCCCCCATTGGCGCGCACCGTGCTCAGTGCCTCCTCCTGGGTAACGCGTTCGCGCCGCATGCTGGCGTCGCAGAAGCGCCCATCCTTGGCCAGCAGTGCCGGCTCGCTGCGCACCAGCCCGGCAAAACGCTGGGAGCGAACCGAAAAAAACGTGACGAGAAACTGCACTGTGATCAGCAGCGCCAGGGCGGTGGCGCCCTCGGCCAGGGCAATGGATTCCTGCAGCAGGATGGCCGACAGCGTCGAGCCCAGAGCCACCGTCACCACCAGATCGAATGCATTGAGCTTGGCCAGGGTGCGCTTGCCCGAAATGCGCAGGAACAGCACCAGCACGATATAGGCCAGCGTGCCCACGATCAGGGTGCGCACGATGCCTTGGGCATCCTGATAAAACATTGTCGACCAATCCATGGCGGCTCTCCCGAATAGACAGCAGGCCCGCCGCTTGCGCAGGGGCCTGGTGAGCTAACGTCGGCAGATGCTGATGGTTCAGCCGGGCAGGGCGACTAAAGCCGGCGGGCGCGGCCATCGATGGTGGGGCCGTTGCCAGCGCCCGGACGGTCATTGCGCTCGCGGTGGTCGGCCTTGACCGGCACCGGCAGGCGCGAGACGATCCAGCTGACCA
This sequence is a window from Devosia beringensis. Protein-coding genes within it:
- a CDS encoding branched-chain amino acid ABC transporter permease encodes the protein MIARSLSLFAGLFALILVIGWLMGVPFTSSRLVEATAYALIALGLNIQWGYGGLFNFGIMGFLMLGGFAVTFISYPINPSFWGSDGPWMLGRAALAFGAGALLVYAARQSHRLGLRGGWKTFTIVLAWFVAYCLYRSQIDPAAAYIESTAGFVGGLGINPVFGWLFGGVLAAGVALIVGKIALGLRTDYLAIATIGISEIIRALIKNMDWLTRGTLTVSPIPWPTPLPQEYQASGADQLSSLILARGGYLALALLVLAAAIWLVSRAYAGPWGRMMRAIRDNHVAASSMGKDVKSRQLEIFVLGSVLMGIGGAMLVSFTQIFDPSSYQPINHTFLIWVMIIVGGAGNNWGAVFGAVLIWLVWVISEPLAKTIFETASYWSTSVGWPEIPDIESRSAQMRVFVLGLVITIALRYAPKGLIPEVVRRDS
- a CDS encoding putative bifunctional diguanylate cyclase/phosphodiesterase, giving the protein MRRNLALSQILDGYRGIALAAATVIAALFIASGLALSGLLDRAGMTLPVTTLLAGSLLLAVLAVGHKMIRMRIVLAAKATHDIMASIHRDALTGVATRSYFLEMLRGEVYHGSERAVGYLQLDMDNLKVLNDTAGHGAGDAALLHLAATIRDMLPNALVGRLGGDEFGIAVFGHDNRAGLKRLGEELLRRLERPVGIAGRPVRLAATIGIALAPLDATDVDELMSKADLALYKGKKSGRHMVVAFDADMLGDERHRRFVERELRAALLLDELELHYQPVFDGDRHVTSHEALIRWRHKVRGVISPAQFIAIAEESDLIDKVGEWVLRRACQDLPQLGTPVAVNVSPAQLRHADFAPRFAALLGETGTDPRHIIVEITETVPLQAQGIELANVDALRALGVRIAIDDFGAGHASLQYLRGFAFDIIKIDRTYVSSLGSSRIDAIIVAAICDIARSLPVEVVAEGVETEEQFRLLRQAGCTRFQGFLLGRPQPLEARRVASAA
- a CDS encoding TIGR01244 family sulfur transferase — its product is MDLKRINDHVSVSGQIRPEDVAALKAAGFVAIVNNRPDGESPDQPDGAEIAAAAAAAGLAYHAIPLGREGVSPEMVAQTKAVLEGSAGPVFCYCRSGTRSTTLWALSQAGTVDASQIIAQAAEAGYDMSHLAGHLDRN
- a CDS encoding MbcA/ParS/Xre antitoxin family protein yields the protein MNQAALVASAPLGPDRFEPANRRRLSGPALRSFAAIADLWGLSEQQRRLVLGYPSRSTYHNWMRLARAQAEVTLDVDSLTRLSALLGIHQALGVLFATQSEALAWLNGPHYAPLFGGQAPLELVTAGTLDGLLQVRRFLDAARGGLYMAPNGLDAGFAASTDQDLVWQ
- a CDS encoding glycine betaine ABC transporter substrate-binding protein; protein product: MDTASRAGMVAGLLLALIGGPAQAQLSVLDQAQDQVGQEAPGAPAPPCGSQTISIASMSWPSAQLLAEIHARVLTRAFGCAVQVAPGDLAATGSSMGSTGQPAVAPEMWPTRVADVWNAGMAAQMLRPAAPTYVETALEGWFIPAALAAARPDLISAGQLASVLPALNGGDRVPFISCPADWACAVINRHLIAAHGLEALVDVVEPANRFEMDSLIAEAVNRNDPVLFYYWRPNALLAQLTPVALDMGDYDAEAAKCLAQAVCAAPQPSAFAPEAVLVALSEWVFTDIPAIAGYFQRTSLPVAAMNTLLAQLNEPGASVAGVADRFIAERGDIWRQWVGPAVP
- a CDS encoding RES family NAD+ phosphorylase; this translates as MSIAHAAAPRPAHRLIPSQFPPIGLFDTVTRAADLEAVMELAGWTNDRLVAERLGRLPASDWVFGRPNASVVMAAFLHAPVSGARFSCPDLGAWYAAASIDTAIAEVAHHLRREAFARRLPTASRRYRAYGCQLLGRYRDIRGLDDGALYSRTSYAASQAFGEGLRAAGEDGVIYDSLRHQGGVAICAYRPGKIVEVVQADHVDIAVTVASPTITVTRLAG
- a CDS encoding ABC transporter substrate-binding protein, encoding MLNLKKTLTLAVAASTLVVAVPAFAQDTGATIGFIGGFTGPIESLTPPIFAGAELVVKQVNEQGGILGGELNLISADGACDATAAAAAADKLINSDNVVGIVGALCTGETIGAFNGSGLSGGVVFISPASSAPALTTLEDNDLVYRTTPSDALQGVKMADLLIAKGVMDIAVTYVNNDYGKGFADALTAAYTAAGGTVSANVAHEEGKADYRAELGNLVASQNLVILAYANASGNTILRQAVESGNFTTYVGGDGMVGDDLLSGIDAAAVEGLIATRAGAPEGAATTTYTDLATAAGIEANATYAPQAYDAAFLLALAIEKAGSTDRAGIAAALRDVSSAPGEKIMPGEWTKAVELIKAGTDIDYDGAGGALDFDAAGDVDGIIVELAVEGGAFVEKGLIQ